In Mytilus edulis chromosome 13, xbMytEdul2.2, whole genome shotgun sequence, a single window of DNA contains:
- the LOC139501973 gene encoding single Ig IL-1-related receptor-like: protein MANPLFRKSKEESLEYDAYVAYCDGDYKWVYGPCGPLRIFLEERRNYKLLLLERGDVLAGEHRLFALNHSIPKCKKIILVVSKEFVNNDWAYYEATVGIEHFLGLQARIIVINLVKL, encoded by the coding sequence ATGGCCAATCCACTTTTCCGGAAGTCAAAAGAAGAATCACTTGAATATGATGCATATGTAGCTTATTGCGATGGCGACTATAAATGGGTATATGGACCATGTGGACCTTTGCGCATATTTCTCGAAGAGAGACGGAATTATAAACTTCTTTTGTTAGAAAGAGGAGATGTCCTTGCTGGAGAACATAGACTTTTTGCTTTAAACCATTCAATTCCAAAATGCAAAAAGATAATCTTAGTGGTTTCAAAAGAGTTTGTGAACAATGATTGGGCATACTATGAAGCTACTGTTGGAATTGAACATTTCCTGGGATTACAAGCaagaataattgttataaaccTGGTTAAATTATAA